The following proteins are co-located in the Bacteroidales bacterium genome:
- a CDS encoding cation transporter, translating into MSSEIRQKFESKTLYVVVLTAITMVVEIVFGLSTRSMALLADGIHMGSHVFAIGMSWIAYIIVRRVSKKEEFRGSSDKILSLSGYSSGLMLLIFAFGILFQAVQRLWNPGDIHFKEAILVALIGLAVNVASAFILHHEHEHSDHNIRAAYLHVMADALTSITAIIGLTAAMIWNILWFDAISAIISSFVIIRWSVRLLKDSGKDLLDI; encoded by the coding sequence ATGTCCTCCGAAATCCGGCAAAAATTCGAGTCAAAGACTCTTTATGTTGTTGTACTGACAGCAATTACAATGGTTGTCGAAATTGTATTTGGATTATCTACAAGGTCGATGGCCTTACTCGCCGATGGAATACATATGGGTTCTCATGTATTTGCAATAGGAATGAGCTGGATCGCATACATTATAGTCAGAAGAGTATCAAAAAAAGAAGAATTCAGGGGGAGTTCCGATAAGATTTTATCGCTTTCAGGTTATAGCAGCGGTTTGATGCTTTTAATATTCGCTTTTGGTATCCTTTTTCAGGCTGTTCAGAGGCTCTGGAATCCGGGAGACATTCATTTTAAAGAAGCTATACTGGTTGCATTAATCGGACTTGCAGTAAATGTTGCTTCAGCCTTTATCCTGCATCACGAACATGAACATTCCGATCATAACATCAGGGCAGCTTATCTGCATGTAATGGCTGATGCCTTAACAAGTATCACTGCAATTATCGGATTAACAGCAGCTATGATATGGAATATATTGTGGTTCGATGCTATTAGTGCAATTATCAGTTCATTTGTTATAATCAGGTGGTCGGTGAGATTGCTCAAGGATTCCGGGAAGGATTTACTTGATATTTAA
- a CDS encoding serine hydrolase gives MKKSGFYSLIVLISISVNLNSQYIKVTDIDSVILTADRLIETNPRVFFKNVESFIVWYDGKIRFEKYYNGAEEDSLHQIQSQTKSIVSLLLGIAIDKGFIADENESVNRYFPEYFNPGESLRSNLKIKDLLTMSAGFDWEEMLPLNDPGNDNIKMFNSGNYLQYALSKPVVKPPLTEFEYNSGCPMIIAGIIERSSKMSLSEFADKYLFKPLGINDYYWIKDSKGFCHAGGGLFLKPNDIVKIGIMVLNKGRWENKKIISENWILKSTQSYLSSGFDISGYGYFWWIRYMPVGEGLTTKVITAEGAGGQKLYIFSDYRLVIAFTERNFTTPQVSPLFIQESVLPILR, from the coding sequence ATGAAAAAAAGCGGATTCTATTCTCTAATAGTACTGATTTCAATTTCAGTAAATTTAAACTCACAATACATTAAAGTAACTGATATTGATTCGGTTATCCTTACAGCAGACAGATTAATAGAGACAAATCCACGTGTTTTCTTTAAAAATGTGGAAAGTTTTATAGTCTGGTACGATGGGAAAATAAGATTTGAAAAATATTACAATGGTGCTGAAGAAGATTCATTGCATCAGATTCAATCCCAGACCAAAAGCATAGTTTCATTATTACTCGGAATAGCAATTGATAAAGGATTTATCGCTGACGAAAATGAAAGCGTTAACAGATATTTTCCTGAGTATTTCAATCCCGGTGAAAGTTTAAGATCAAATCTGAAAATTAAAGATCTTCTTACAATGTCTGCAGGTTTTGACTGGGAGGAAATGCTCCCCCTGAATGATCCGGGAAATGATAATATTAAAATGTTTAACAGTGGTAATTATCTGCAGTATGCACTGTCAAAACCGGTTGTTAAACCTCCCCTGACAGAATTTGAATATAATAGTGGTTGCCCGATGATTATTGCAGGAATAATTGAGAGGTCATCAAAAATGTCGCTATCGGAATTTGCAGATAAGTACCTGTTTAAACCATTGGGAATTAATGATTACTACTGGATCAAAGACTCAAAGGGATTCTGCCATGCAGGGGGTGGGCTCTTTCTGAAACCGAACGATATTGTAAAAATTGGTATTATGGTGCTGAATAAGGGGAGATGGGAGAATAAGAAGATCATTTCTGAAAACTGGATTTTAAAATCAACACAATCTTACCTCTCATCCGGGTTTGATATAAGCGGATATGGCTATTTCTGGTGGATCAGGTACATGCCGGTCGGCGAAGGTTTAACGACTAAAGTTATCACAGCTGAAGGTGCCGGGGGACAGAAACTTTATATATTTAGCGATTACAGACTTGTTATTGCATTTACAGAACGAAACTTCACAACTCCTCAGGTAAGCCCATTGTTCATACAGGAATCGGTGCTTCCAATTCTCCGATGA